The following proteins are co-located in the Planctomycetia bacterium genome:
- a CDS encoding ArsR family transcriptional regulator: MKTIINHRQIGQYAGLLKRLGYSAAFGKIFGYLITAHPPCRTFEEIVTDLRLSKGAVSMVLRIMEQHGYVEYFYKTGDRKRYFRVSMKKWKQGIERKIEDSIEFTELLRESLGSVSRADLDHRNTILKFIKLEELTQLKMREIISLFSPIQERKHHD, from the coding sequence ATGAAAACCATCATCAATCATCGACAAATCGGGCAGTACGCAGGATTGTTGAAACGTTTAGGGTACTCCGCAGCCTTTGGGAAAATCTTTGGCTACCTGATTACTGCTCACCCGCCGTGCAGGACGTTCGAAGAAATTGTCACTGATCTCCGACTCAGCAAAGGGGCCGTGAGCATGGTGCTGAGAATCATGGAGCAACATGGCTACGTCGAGTACTTCTACAAAACGGGCGATCGAAAACGCTATTTCCGCGTCTCCATGAAAAAGTGGAAACAGGGTATTGAGCGGAAGATTGAGGACAGCATCGAGTTTACCGAACTACTTCGCGAATCGTTAGGTAGTGTTAGTCGGGCAGATCTGGATCACAGAAATACGATTCTCAAGTTCATCAAGCTCGAGGAACTGACTCAACTCAAGATGCGGGAGATCATTTCTTTATTTAGTCCCATCCAGGAGAGGAAACACCATGATTAA
- a CDS encoding dCTP deaminase, giving the protein MGILSDWQIEKEIKIVPFASAQVRQGVVSYGVSSYGYDVRVGRSFKVFTNVYGEIVDPKHFSPKAFVDVEADCCVIPPNSFALAETVEYFEIPRDILAICLGKSTYARCGIIVNVTPLEPEWRGKITIEISNTTPLPAKIYANEGIAQILFLRADQVCKTSYADKSGKYQDQPGLTLPFVQK; this is encoded by the coding sequence ATGGGCATTCTTTCCGACTGGCAGATTGAAAAAGAAATCAAGATCGTTCCCTTTGCCTCTGCACAAGTGAGGCAAGGCGTTGTTTCCTATGGCGTATCGAGCTATGGCTACGATGTCCGCGTTGGCAGATCGTTCAAAGTTTTCACTAATGTCTATGGCGAAATTGTTGATCCCAAGCACTTCAGCCCGAAGGCGTTTGTCGATGTGGAAGCCGATTGCTGCGTGATTCCACCCAACAGCTTTGCCCTGGCTGAAACGGTGGAGTACTTCGAGATTCCCCGCGATATTCTGGCCATCTGCCTGGGTAAAAGCACCTATGCCCGGTGTGGCATCATTGTGAATGTGACGCCGCTGGAACCCGAATGGCGAGGCAAGATTACGATTGAAATCAGTAACACCACACCGTTACCTGCGAAGATATATGCCAACGAAGGCATTGCCCAGATCCTCTTCCTGCGGGCAGACCAGGTGTGTAAGACAAGCTATGCGGACAAATCGGGGAAATATCAGGATCAGCCGGGTTTAACACTGCCTTTTGTGCAAAAATAA
- a CDS encoding tetratricopeptide repeat protein produces the protein MRLTWKYLAAASLICGASTVSLWAQPIGAGAQPPGKNPPPAGSKTEQPPGKTETPGVTSATEKDGGGGGVKDALVDEAANLFKERKEEEAYKKLVEACSKNDKLPPARLMMHRMYLSAGRAVDARRAIELAAVENPDHPDIYITFATQALQQARFTDALLQFERAMQTVADTKKWNESQRKSVMLACLSGLAQTAESRQQFEVARKHYEAILKLDFPKNQLAGFRASLGRMLFMLDKKDEALKELQAAQADVPEMEPAGVMMAKLYTNRALQEKVAAKQKDLIAKAKEWYEYAIKTDPKNYKAHISYAVWLFDMNYLDKSYFALAEEELKEAIKLDPKAYDNRVLRGLMYRWTGNYEAAEAEFDSAWKEKPEDFYSQNQLVLALVEQKGNPAKMQRAVQLATDNIQKHGARIPDASATYGWVMFKNNRMDDAEKALQASFQGGQFTADSLYYLSQVHRMRGRLTEAGEALKLAVTQPGRFMYRKEANKDHEQLSGSR, from the coding sequence ATGAGATTAACGTGGAAGTATCTGGCAGCCGCAAGCCTGATCTGCGGAGCATCGACTGTATCATTGTGGGCCCAGCCGATTGGCGCCGGTGCTCAACCACCCGGAAAGAACCCGCCACCTGCGGGCAGCAAGACGGAGCAGCCTCCGGGCAAGACCGAGACACCAGGCGTGACCAGCGCAACCGAGAAAGATGGTGGTGGTGGTGGTGTCAAGGATGCATTGGTGGATGAAGCAGCCAATCTATTCAAGGAACGCAAGGAAGAGGAAGCCTACAAGAAGCTGGTGGAAGCCTGCTCCAAGAATGACAAACTTCCACCCGCCCGTCTGATGATGCACCGCATGTATCTTTCAGCAGGCCGCGCGGTAGATGCCCGACGCGCTATCGAACTGGCTGCTGTGGAAAATCCCGATCATCCTGATATCTACATCACCTTTGCCACCCAGGCTCTGCAGCAGGCACGTTTTACCGATGCACTCTTGCAGTTTGAACGGGCAATGCAAACGGTGGCTGACACGAAGAAATGGAACGAAAGCCAGCGCAAGAGCGTGATGCTGGCCTGCCTGTCGGGCTTGGCTCAAACCGCGGAATCCCGTCAGCAGTTCGAAGTGGCACGCAAGCACTATGAAGCGATCTTGAAGCTCGATTTTCCCAAGAACCAATTGGCAGGTTTCCGGGCATCACTCGGCCGCATGCTCTTCATGCTGGATAAGAAGGACGAGGCTCTGAAGGAATTGCAGGCTGCCCAAGCCGATGTGCCGGAAATGGAACCAGCCGGCGTCATGATGGCCAAGCTCTACACCAACCGGGCCTTGCAGGAAAAGGTAGCTGCCAAGCAGAAGGATCTGATTGCCAAAGCCAAGGAATGGTATGAATACGCCATCAAGACTGATCCCAAGAACTACAAGGCACATATTTCCTATGCGGTCTGGCTCTTTGACATGAACTACCTCGATAAATCCTATTTCGCGCTGGCAGAAGAAGAACTGAAAGAAGCCATCAAGCTCGATCCCAAGGCATATGACAACCGCGTACTGCGTGGTCTGATGTACCGATGGACAGGCAACTATGAAGCTGCAGAGGCAGAATTCGACTCAGCCTGGAAGGAAAAACCTGAAGATTTCTATTCACAGAACCAGCTTGTTCTGGCTCTGGTAGAACAGAAAGGCAACCCGGCCAAGATGCAGCGAGCCGTTCAGCTTGCCACCGATAACATTCAAAAACATGGTGCCCGTATACCCGATGCCAGCGCCACCTATGGCTGGGTGATGTTCAAGAATAATCGCATGGATGATGCGGAAAAGGCATTGCAAGCTTCATTCCAGGGTGGACAGTTCACTGCGGACAGCCTCTACTACCTGTCGCAGGTACATCGCATGCGAGGCCGACTGACCGAAGCTGGCGAAGCATTGAAGTTAGCTGTCACCCAGCCAGGCCGCTTCATGTACCGAAAGGAAGCCAACAAGGACCATGAACAATTGTCGGGAAGCCGATAG
- the tnpA gene encoding IS200/IS605 family transposase has translation MPVPSTYTKLYYHLVFSTKERRPLIETAWEEQLYAVIGGIIREHHGVLLAAGGMPDHVHLLVSCRPTVTLSSLLRDIKCNSSNWVHEQFTKDFAWQEGYSAFTVSHSGTPDVKEYIANQKEHHRKRDYKEELLAMLKLNEVVFDERYLFD, from the coding sequence ATGCCCGTGCCCTCCACTTACACCAAGCTCTACTATCACCTCGTCTTCTCCACCAAAGAGCGTCGGCCATTGATAGAAACAGCATGGGAAGAGCAGCTCTATGCGGTGATTGGTGGGATTATCCGTGAGCATCATGGAGTCTTGCTTGCCGCTGGCGGCATGCCGGATCATGTTCATTTGCTCGTCAGTTGTCGCCCTACAGTAACACTCTCGTCACTATTACGAGACATTAAATGCAATTCTTCCAACTGGGTGCATGAACAATTTACCAAGGACTTCGCCTGGCAGGAGGGCTACAGCGCTTTTACGGTAAGCCATTCTGGAACTCCAGATGTGAAAGAGTATATCGCAAATCAGAAAGAACATCATCGCAAGCGTGATTACAAAGAAGAGTTATTGGCCATGCTGAAGTTGAATGAGGTGGTGTTTGATGAGCGGTATTTATTTGATTAG